A portion of the Candidatus Poribacteria bacterium genome contains these proteins:
- a CDS encoding Gfo/Idh/MocA family oxidoreductase, whose protein sequence is MKDAIRVGIIGVGGTIGSTTAILAAEPNVELVALADPDPTRRKRVLEGIKGVRVFDDYRQMFDACDLDAVCIGLPTWMHAPVSQEAVQLGLHVLCEKPPSNNATELMPVTQLAETKGLVYMFVRQSRFTSQLMEGRRLVQAGELGDVYYAETRWIRTRWCSARGWRHDKAKGGGVLLDLGIHAIDNVWFMMGNPRPTEVMAGLYCTFSDLAPPEQTYTADDAACGFVRFENGGTLHFAVAFSMNTTNRQAPAKGSDLVKSETQEFQLYGTKAGLESGKLLVGTPDGVKVKPIKAPPQKADDITLQAREFIRAIRDGDEPLNSGSQAVMLMQMLDGAMKSSETGSAVPIQSF, encoded by the coding sequence ATGAAAGATGCAATCAGAGTTGGGATCATTGGTGTTGGTGGAACAATCGGCAGCACGACCGCTATTCTTGCCGCAGAGCCGAACGTAGAACTCGTCGCTTTGGCGGATCCGGATCCCACCCGTAGGAAAAGGGTCTTGGAGGGGATTAAAGGGGTCCGCGTTTTCGATGATTATCGGCAGATGTTTGACGCATGCGATTTAGACGCAGTCTGTATTGGACTTCCCACGTGGATGCACGCCCCAGTCTCGCAGGAAGCCGTGCAGCTCGGATTACATGTGCTCTGCGAAAAGCCACCTTCAAACAATGCCACGGAGTTAATGCCGGTCACCCAGCTCGCTGAGACCAAAGGTCTCGTTTATATGTTTGTCCGCCAATCGCGGTTCACGTCCCAGTTGATGGAGGGGCGCAGGCTTGTGCAGGCGGGGGAACTCGGCGACGTATATTACGCCGAGACTCGGTGGATACGCACGCGATGGTGTTCCGCACGCGGATGGCGGCACGATAAAGCAAAGGGCGGCGGGGTACTCCTTGATCTCGGTATTCACGCCATTGATAACGTCTGGTTTATGATGGGCAATCCGCGTCCCACAGAGGTCATGGCTGGACTCTACTGTACATTTTCCGACCTCGCACCGCCTGAACAAACCTATACCGCGGACGATGCTGCTTGCGGGTTTGTGCGGTTTGAGAACGGGGGCACGCTGCATTTCGCTGTCGCGTTTTCGATGAATACCACAAATCGACAGGCTCCAGCAAAGGGAAGTGATCTCGTCAAAAGCGAGACGCAGGAGTTTCAACTTTACGGGACGAAGGCAGGACTCGAAAGCGGGAAGCTGCTCGTTGGAACACCCGACGGTGTTAAGGTCAAACCCATAAAAGCGCCGCCACAAAAAGCGGATGATATAACGCTTCAGGCACGAGAATTCATTCGGGCGATTCGAGACGGAGATGAACCCCTTAATTCCGGTTCTCAGGCGGTGATGCTCATGCAAATGCTCGATGGAGCGATGAAATCCAGCGAAACCGGCAGTGCCGTTCCTATTCAGTCTTTCTAA